The following proteins are co-located in the Solanum pennellii chromosome 8, SPENNV200 genome:
- the LOC107026689 gene encoding SUMO-conjugating enzyme UBC9-like, which yields MASKRILKELKDLQKDPPTSCSAGPVGEDMFHWQATIMGPPDSPYTGGLFLITIHFPPDYPFKPPKVAFRTKVFHPNINSNGSICLDILKEQWSPALTISKVLLSICSLLTDPNPDDPLVPEIAHMYKTDRNKYETTARSWTQKYAMG from the exons ATGGCGTCCAAGCGGATTCTGAAAGAGCTCAAGGATCTGCAGAAAGATCCTCCTACTTCTTGCAGTGCTG GTCCAGTTGGCGAAGATATGTTTCACTGGCAAGCAACAATCATGGGTCCACCTGACAGTCCCTATACCGGTGGACTGTTTCTCATTACCATTCATTTTCCACCTGATTATCCATTTAAGCCACCCAAG GTTGCTTTTAGGACAAAGGTTTTCCACCCGAACATCAACAGCAATGGTAGTATTTGCCTTGACATTCTGAAGGAGCAGTGGAGCCCAGCTCTTACAATCTCCAAG GTGTTGCTGTCCATCTGTTCTCTGCTAACAGACCCTAATCCTGATGACCCTTTGGTGCCGGAGATTGCTCATATGTACAAGACTGATCGAAACAAGTATGAAACAACTGCTCGGAGCTGGACCCAAAAGTACGCCATGGGTTAG